From a region of the Globicephala melas chromosome 19, mGloMel1.2, whole genome shotgun sequence genome:
- the LOC115847998 gene encoding zinc finger protein 211-like, with the protein MAAAVLRDTPQGSVTFEDVVVYFSWEEWGLLDEAQRCLYHDVMLENFALVTSLGCWYGMEDEEAFSVQSVSVEQMSLGKTPTPDPSIQKTHPCEKCVMAGRDILYLPEYQGLHPGQKSYTCEACGKQFWFSPNSHQHQKHNDEKPFKRDIDRASFVTSYRFHVSGKTFTCEEVGRDFLAMLNLLQHQATLKGAKPHSSFRCGESFHSGKSHYKYSEYEKLFSYEYTLFQDEQLHTRESYYDCEKPFNQSSILINCQRPDTGARSYECSECGKSFSQSYRLIQHHRSHTAARPYKCNECGKAFSYKLRLVQHLQIHTKVRPYECGECGKSFSYSSTLIKHQRVHTGARPYKCGECGNSFSQSSNLIQHQKIHSGARPYKCSECGKSFSYKCKLVQHLRIHTGERPYECGECGKSFSHSSTLNQHQRIHTGARPYKCDECEKSFSQKSNLIQHRRVHTGEKPYECGECGKSFSQSSHIIQHRKLHTR; encoded by the exons ATGGCGGCGGCAGTGCTGAGGGACACGCCTCAG GGTAGTGTGACCTTTGAAGACGTGGTAGTGTACTTCTCCTGGGAGGAGTGGGGGCTCCttgatgaggctcagagatgccTGTACCACGATGTCATGCTGGAGAACTTTGCACTTGTGACCTCACTGG GTTGTTGGTATGGAATGGAGGATGAGGAAGCATTTTCTGTGCAGAGTGTTTCTGTAGAACAAATGTCACTGGGCAAGACTCCAACTCCAGATCCATCCATTCAGAAGACTCATCCCTGTGAGAAGTGTGTCATGGCCGGGAGAGACATTTTGTATCTGCCTGAGTACCAAGGATTGCATCCTGGGCAGAAATCATACACCTGTGAGGCATGTGGAAAACAATTTTGGTTCAGTCCAAACAGTCACCAGCACCAGAAGCACAATGATGAGAAGCCATTCAAAAGGGACATAGATAGGGCCTCATTTGTGACGAGCTACAGGTTCCATGTTTCAGGGAAGACCTTCACCTGCGAAGAAGTCGGGAGGGACTTCCTGGCTATGTTGAATCTTCTTCAGCATCAGGCCACTCTCAAAGGGGCAAAGCCACACAGCAGCTTCAGGTGTGGGGAGTCCTTTCATAGTGGAAAAAGTCATTACAAGTATAGTGAGTATGAGAAATTGTTCAGCTATGAATACACACTTTTTCAGGATGAGCAACTTCACACTAGAGAAAGTTACTATGACTGTGAGAAACCCTTTAACCAAAGCTCCATCCTTATTAATTGCCAGAGACCTGACACAGGAGCAAGGtcttatgagtgcagtgaatgtgggaaatcctttaGCCAAAGCTACAGACTCATTCAACACCACAGAAGTCACACTGCAGCAAGGCCTTATAAgtgcaatgaatgtgggaaagctttcagctACAAATTAAGACTTGTGCAGCACCTACAAATTCACACTAAAGTGAGGCCTTATGAGTGTGGTGAATGTGGGAAGTCCTTTAGCTACAGCTCCACTCTCATTAAACAccagagagttcacactggagCAAGGCCTTATAAGTGTGGTGAGTGTGGGAATTCCTTTAGCCAAAGCTCCAACCTCATTCAGCACCAGAAGATTCACAGTGGAGCAAGGCCTTAtaaatgcagtgaatgtggaaaaTCCTTCAGCTACAAATGCAAACTTGTGCAGCACCTGcgaattcacactggagaaaggccttatgagtgtggggaatgtgggaaatcctttaGCCACAGCTCCACTCTTAATCAAcaccagagaattcacactggagcCAGACCATATAAGTGTGACGAGTGTGAGAAATCCTTTAGCCAAAAGTCCAACCTCATTCAGCACCGGAGAGTACACACAGGAGAAAAGCCTTATGAGTGTGGGGAATGTGGGAAGTCCTTTAGTCAAAGCTCCCACATCATTCAACACAGAAAACTTCACACCAGATAA